Proteins co-encoded in one Gemmatimonadales bacterium genomic window:
- a CDS encoding threonine/serine dehydratase, protein MNTVHAPSVTLEDIRAAAKTIAGVTARTPLVEMPALTKLTGHSVALKCEQMQPIGAFKVRGAYNAIQRMPKEARARGVITYSSGNHGLAVSWAASQVGVRAVIVMPDTAPQVKVDGVRKLGGEVVFVGPRSLDRKVKAEEICAAEGLAMLPPFDHPDVIAGQGTCGVEILEAWPHVETILVPVGGGGLLAGICVAVAGMHPEVKVVAVEPEGAAKLTAAMEAGGPSTLERATSMADGLLTLSVGSMTYPLIAPVIHEVVTVSDEEIAAAVRLLHHEAGLRVEPSGAVTTAALLARKVRPHGPAVAVVSGGNMDEDFFDRLVN, encoded by the coding sequence ATGAACACCGTCCACGCGCCCTCTGTCACCCTCGAGGACATCCGCGCCGCTGCCAAGACGATCGCGGGCGTCACGGCGCGCACGCCGCTGGTCGAGATGCCGGCGCTCACCAAGCTCACCGGACATTCGGTGGCGCTGAAGTGCGAGCAGATGCAACCGATCGGGGCCTTCAAGGTGCGCGGCGCCTACAACGCCATTCAGCGCATGCCGAAAGAGGCGCGGGCCCGCGGGGTGATCACCTACTCGAGCGGCAACCACGGGCTGGCCGTGTCGTGGGCCGCGTCGCAGGTGGGGGTCCGTGCCGTCATCGTGATGCCAGACACCGCTCCCCAGGTCAAGGTGGACGGGGTGCGCAAGCTCGGTGGCGAGGTGGTGTTTGTAGGCCCCAGGTCGCTCGATCGCAAGGTGAAGGCGGAGGAAATCTGCGCCGCCGAGGGGCTGGCCATGCTGCCGCCCTTCGATCACCCGGATGTCATTGCAGGGCAGGGCACCTGCGGCGTGGAGATCCTCGAGGCGTGGCCGCATGTGGAGACCATCCTGGTGCCGGTGGGTGGCGGCGGGTTGCTGGCCGGCATCTGCGTGGCCGTGGCCGGCATGCACCCCGAGGTGAAGGTGGTGGCGGTCGAGCCGGAGGGCGCGGCCAAGCTGACCGCCGCGATGGAGGCCGGTGGCCCCTCCACGCTGGAGCGCGCCACCAGCATGGCCGACGGGTTGCTCACCCTTTCGGTGGGCTCGATGACCTATCCGCTCATCGCACCGGTCATTCACGAGGTGGTGACCGTGTCCGACGAGGAAATTGCCGCGGCCGTGCGCCTGCTCCATCATGAGGCGGGGTTGCGCGTGGAGCCGTCCGGGGCCGTCACAACCGCGGCGCTCCTCGCCCGGAAGGTGCGGCCGCATGGTCCGGCGGTGGCGGTGGTGAGCGGCGGCAATATGGACGAGGACTTCTTCGACCGACTGGTGAACTGA